One window from the genome of Blastopirellula retiformator encodes:
- a CDS encoding DUF1559 domain-containing protein — MRRSRSAFTLVELLVVIAIIGVLIALLLPAVQQAREAARRMQCSNNFKQLGLALHNYHDTYGDFVPRATGTTSGSTHNYGRLNGLIPLLPFLEQTAMFNQIAAGDGTKPPYGGYTWESWGPWDVAPQMFHCPSDNFSGTLTNHFNYRFSLGDSMLSVRDATKVRGMFAKRDGTSFRDIVDGSSNTIAMSERKVNQYNLGERTGQILVTEGVVTGVSSLSTSPINCLGESDGRYYLSAADVKGRGGWWLADGQAERAGFTTVLPPNSPACVEGTNGSGDSTTIAISPTSNHPGGVLTLRADGSSHFVAETIDTGDLSQPEVTGGPSNYGVWGALGSKAGGEVLSDN; from the coding sequence ATGCGTCGATCTCGCTCTGCCTTTACCCTGGTCGAATTGTTGGTGGTCATCGCGATCATCGGCGTTTTGATCGCGCTACTCTTGCCGGCTGTACAGCAAGCCCGCGAGGCGGCACGTCGCATGCAATGCTCGAACAACTTCAAGCAGTTGGGTTTGGCGCTGCACAATTACCACGACACCTATGGCGACTTCGTGCCGCGGGCAACAGGGACGACCAGCGGATCGACGCATAACTATGGCCGTTTGAACGGCTTGATTCCGTTGCTTCCGTTTCTTGAGCAGACGGCGATGTTCAACCAGATCGCCGCGGGCGATGGCACGAAGCCGCCGTATGGCGGCTATACGTGGGAATCGTGGGGACCTTGGGACGTTGCTCCGCAGATGTTTCACTGCCCGTCGGACAACTTCAGCGGAACGTTGACCAACCACTTCAACTACCGATTCAGCTTGGGCGATTCGATGTTGAGCGTGCGGGATGCGACCAAGGTTCGCGGGATGTTCGCCAAGCGTGATGGAACGTCGTTCCGGGATATCGTCGACGGCAGCAGCAACACGATCGCCATGAGCGAACGAAAGGTCAACCAATACAATCTCGGCGAACGAACGGGACAGATTTTGGTTACCGAAGGGGTGGTTACCGGCGTCAGCAGCCTGAGCACGAGCCCGATCAACTGCCTGGGCGAATCGGATGGGCGCTACTATCTGTCGGCGGCCGATGTGAAGGGACGCGGCGGCTGGTGGCTGGCCGATGGTCAGGCCGAACGGGCCGGTTTTACGACCGTCTTGCCGCCGAATTCGCCCGCTTGCGTCGAGGGAACCAACGGCAGCGGCGACAGTACGACAATCGCGATTTCGCCGACCAGCAATCATCCCGGCGGCGTGCTGACGCTGCGTGCGGATGGTTCGAGCCACTTTGTCGCCGAGACCATCGACACCGGCGACCTGAGCCAGCCGGAAGTGACCGGCGGCCCTAGCAACTACGGCGTCTGGGGCGCGCTGGGCAGCAAGGCAGGCGGCGAAGTGCTAAGCGACAACTAA
- a CDS encoding DMT family transporter: MMQPWVFLAGAILLEVAGTTSMKLSEGFTRPLPSLLLFFFYAGSFTSLTFALNKIDVSHAYAIWSGVGTALIAVIGICFFRETFSPFKLASILLIICGVVGLNMCGAEGK, from the coding sequence ATGATGCAACCTTGGGTCTTTTTGGCTGGCGCCATCCTGCTGGAAGTCGCCGGCACGACGTCGATGAAACTATCAGAAGGGTTCACGCGTCCCTTGCCGTCGCTGCTGCTGTTTTTCTTCTACGCCGGTTCGTTCACGTCGCTCACTTTCGCGCTGAACAAGATCGACGTCAGCCACGCCTACGCCATCTGGTCAGGCGTCGGCACCGCCCTGATCGCGGTGATCGGCATATGCTTCTTCCGCGAAACCTTCTCGCCGTTCAAGTTGGCCAGCATCCTGCTGATCATCTGCGGCGTGGTTGGTTTGAATATGTGTGGCGCCGAGGGGAAGTAG
- a CDS encoding UDP-N-acetylmuramoyl-L-alanyl-D-glutamate--2,6-diaminopimelate ligase → MTLSTQPTSAVSLRRLLPEAKIMGAEDIVVRSCAANSKFCLPDELFVAMVGPHQDGHDFVEEATANGASAILAERALPTSVPVCIVENSQSAYAQICQALAGDPSKRMRVIGVTGTNGKTTVCRLIQSIMETAGATVGMSSSLGYDNGYDRQPWDCDTPSAAILADLLSRMEYNGCTHAVVEASSEALSRDRLDGIELDAVAITNLRNDHLDVHGSVTNYHRAKKKILGRLRETGFAVVNADDAACEKLLSQIETPALSVALHGAGEITASIVERHKSEQTFLLSAGDETVPVCTRMIGDHHVYNCLVAAAVGLVYGVDLKTVVRGLERVESIPGRMQRIECGQPFGVFVDQADTPDALAMALKSLRRVTHGRLICVFGSDGHDDPGKRPLLGRVAERGADLSLITSSSISGRGSLEDVHDVLDGYERPARAHVMPDRTAAIQWALGEAQTGDTVLIAGRGAPNLQTLREEELPLDDVEIAQAWLYQEMNEEEPIDEGPVLLKFPRG, encoded by the coding sequence ATGACTTTGTCCACGCAGCCAACGTCCGCGGTATCGCTTCGCCGGTTATTGCCGGAAGCCAAAATCATGGGCGCCGAGGACATCGTCGTCCGCTCTTGTGCGGCGAATTCCAAGTTTTGTCTGCCTGACGAACTCTTTGTCGCGATGGTCGGCCCCCACCAGGACGGGCACGATTTCGTCGAAGAAGCGACCGCCAACGGCGCCTCGGCGATTCTGGCCGAGCGAGCCTTGCCGACCAGCGTGCCGGTCTGCATCGTTGAAAACAGCCAATCGGCCTACGCCCAGATCTGCCAGGCCTTGGCCGGCGATCCCTCGAAACGGATGCGGGTCATCGGCGTCACCGGCACCAACGGCAAAACGACCGTCTGCCGCTTGATTCAATCAATCATGGAAACCGCCGGCGCCACCGTCGGCATGTCTTCTTCCCTGGGTTACGACAACGGCTATGACCGTCAGCCGTGGGATTGCGACACGCCGAGCGCCGCGATCCTGGCCGACTTGCTGTCTCGCATGGAATACAACGGCTGCACGCACGCCGTGGTCGAAGCTTCCAGCGAAGCGCTATCGCGCGATCGGCTTGACGGTATTGAACTGGACGCGGTCGCGATCACCAACCTGCGTAACGATCACCTCGACGTGCATGGCTCGGTCACCAACTATCATCGCGCCAAAAAGAAGATTCTCGGCCGCTTGCGAGAAACCGGTTTCGCGGTCGTCAACGCCGACGACGCCGCTTGCGAGAAACTGCTTTCGCAAATCGAAACGCCGGCTCTGTCGGTCGCGCTGCATGGCGCCGGAGAAATCACCGCCAGCATCGTCGAGCGGCACAAAAGCGAACAAACCTTCCTGCTGTCGGCCGGCGACGAAACGGTGCCGGTCTGCACCCGGATGATCGGCGATCATCACGTCTACAACTGCCTGGTCGCCGCGGCGGTCGGGCTGGTTTACGGCGTTGATCTAAAGACGGTCGTCCGCGGCTTGGAACGAGTCGAATCCATCCCCGGCCGGATGCAGCGGATCGAATGTGGTCAGCCGTTCGGCGTCTTCGTCGATCAGGCCGATACGCCGGACGCCTTGGCGATGGCGCTCAAATCGCTTCGCCGCGTCACGCATGGCCGCTTGATTTGCGTCTTCGGCAGCGATGGGCACGACGATCCTGGCAAACGCCCGCTGTTGGGACGCGTCGCCGAGCGTGGCGCCGATCTGTCGCTGATCACCAGTTCGTCGATCAGCGGCCGCGGTTCGCTGGAAGACGTCCATGACGTCCTCGACGGTTACGAACGGCCGGCTCGCGCTCACGTGATGCCCGATCGCACCGCCGCCATCCAATGGGCGCTGGGCGAAGCTCAAACCGGCGACACCGTCCTGATCGCCGGTCGTGGCGCACCGAATCTACAAACGTTGCGAGAAGAAGAGCTGCCGCTGGACGATGTCGAAATTGCCCAGGCCTGGCTCTACCAAGAGATGAACGAAGAAGAGCCGATCGACGAAGGTCCGGTCCTGCTGAAGTTCCCTCGCGGATGA
- a CDS encoding vitamin K epoxide reductase family protein: MLRSVLTVILVAGLGLCGYLTYASLTASPVAGCGFNSSCHDVLNSEWSKWFTLPVSVVGFAIYASALGILAFTFAPIPEESRRQGEQWVLALMTLAAVSAIWFIGVQAGMLGKYCPFCMAAHACSLVGAVLAWVAFPPAIRQATQAGVVSFLGLVLLIFGQVAMPEPAGPRNATVEQQHVAEVELRLKSPDQDEIEKSRPVLFAGGAVELDTHAWPIIGDPDAEFVVIDVMDYTCEYCRDASRFLDQAREKYDGKLAVIVMPLPLSHNCNAYVPETLPEHESACQLAYLAINLWRTKPEDFAEFHHWCFEGDDFKNQEEALAYLDQKYGKEFVDELINDDAPAGYINEALRLADPTRDNQLFGLMPAIIGKTQISEGAFSRLQEIMGPFAIDFGPPPKK; this comes from the coding sequence ATGCTACGTTCCGTTTTGACGGTCATCCTTGTCGCCGGCCTGGGTCTGTGCGGCTACTTAACCTATGCCAGCCTAACCGCTTCGCCGGTCGCCGGCTGCGGGTTTAACTCTTCGTGCCATGACGTTTTGAATAGCGAATGGTCGAAGTGGTTCACGCTGCCGGTTAGCGTCGTCGGGTTTGCGATCTATGCGTCGGCTTTGGGCATCTTGGCGTTCACCTTCGCGCCGATTCCGGAAGAGAGCCGGCGGCAGGGGGAACAGTGGGTGTTGGCGCTGATGACGTTGGCGGCGGTTTCGGCCATCTGGTTTATTGGCGTTCAAGCCGGCATGCTGGGGAAGTACTGCCCGTTCTGCATGGCCGCGCACGCTTGTTCGCTGGTGGGTGCGGTGTTGGCGTGGGTAGCCTTTCCGCCGGCCATTCGCCAGGCGACGCAGGCCGGGGTCGTTAGCTTTTTGGGATTGGTGCTCTTGATCTTCGGTCAGGTCGCCATGCCCGAGCCGGCCGGTCCCCGCAATGCGACGGTCGAGCAACAGCACGTCGCCGAAGTCGAGCTGCGGCTGAAGTCGCCCGACCAAGACGAGATCGAAAAGTCGCGGCCGGTCTTGTTCGCCGGCGGCGCAGTCGAGCTGGATACCCACGCCTGGCCGATCATCGGCGATCCGGACGCGGAGTTCGTCGTCATCGATGTGATGGACTATACGTGTGAGTATTGTCGCGATGCGAGCCGCTTCCTGGATCAGGCCCGCGAGAAGTACGACGGCAAGCTGGCGGTGATCGTGATGCCGCTCCCTTTGTCGCACAACTGCAACGCCTACGTGCCGGAAACGCTGCCGGAACATGAAAGCGCCTGCCAGTTGGCGTACTTGGCAATTAACCTGTGGCGCACCAAGCCCGAGGACTTCGCCGAGTTCCACCACTGGTGCTTCGAAGGCGACGACTTCAAGAATCAGGAAGAAGCGCTCGCCTACCTTGATCAGAAGTATGGCAAAGAGTTTGTCGACGAGCTGATCAACGACGACGCCCCGGCCGGCTATATCAACGAAGCGCTCCGCCTGGCCGATCCGACTCGCGACAATCAACTATTCGGCCTGATGCCGGCAATCATCGGCAAGACGCAGATCTCGGAAGGGGCGTTCTCGCGTCTGCAAGAGATCATGGGCCCGTTTGCAATCGACTTCGGCCCGCCGCCGAAGAAGTGA
- a CDS encoding trypsin-like peptidase domain-containing protein translates to MRHPASRHLLTLFVLICVASSMAAGQASGTELRMTPIVKAVQGVKESIVNIHGHKTISTASAIGDAPRQVNGMGTGVIVDERGYIITNQHVVEGVRRIQVTLHEGTTYIAQLIAFDEKTDLALIKIDAEKPLPVVTTGTSSDLMPGETVIAVGNAYGYENSVTRGIISALHRTVQVSDTQKYYDLIQTDASINPGNSGGPLLNIDGEMIGINVAVRVGAQGIGFAIPADTVMDVASQLMSIQRLDAHWHGIVGETKYVDGVASFHVKSVEPNSPASLSGVQAGDVVTQIGDVQVCRMLDIERALLDRETGEEVAFKVSRGEGDEKSMSLVMQGHGAGGNYVDAAWELLGIRVQMVPTDEFRSHNSRYRGGLRITAVKAYSPAARQQIRVGDVLVGMHEWETISVDNLEYILKSDVIAQKQPIKFYILRDNETFYGNIAVANYRVR, encoded by the coding sequence ATGCGTCACCCTGCCTCGCGTCATCTCTTGACCTTGTTCGTTCTGATCTGCGTCGCGTCCAGTATGGCTGCTGGCCAGGCGAGCGGAACGGAACTCCGCATGACGCCGATCGTCAAAGCGGTTCAAGGGGTGAAAGAGTCGATCGTGAACATTCACGGTCATAAGACGATCTCGACCGCCAGCGCGATTGGCGACGCTCCCCGCCAGGTGAACGGCATGGGAACCGGCGTCATCGTCGACGAGCGTGGCTATATCATTACCAATCAGCATGTGGTCGAAGGGGTTCGCCGAATTCAGGTGACCCTGCACGAAGGGACCACCTACATCGCTCAGCTGATCGCCTTTGACGAAAAGACCGACCTGGCCCTGATCAAGATCGACGCCGAAAAGCCGCTGCCGGTCGTCACCACCGGCACTTCCAGCGACCTGATGCCCGGCGAAACGGTCATCGCGGTCGGCAACGCCTATGGCTATGAGAATTCGGTCACCCGCGGCATCATCAGCGCCTTGCACCGCACCGTGCAGGTCAGCGACACGCAAAAGTACTACGATCTGATTCAAACCGACGCCAGCATCAACCCGGGCAACAGCGGCGGTCCGCTGCTGAATATCGACGGCGAGATGATCGGCATCAATGTCGCCGTCCGCGTCGGCGCCCAGGGGATCGGTTTTGCGATCCCGGCCGATACCGTGATGGACGTCGCGTCGCAGCTGATGTCGATTCAGCGGCTTGACGCTCACTGGCACGGCATCGTGGGCGAAACCAAGTACGTCGACGGCGTCGCCAGCTTCCATGTGAAGTCGGTCGAGCCGAACAGCCCTGCTTCCCTCTCCGGCGTGCAAGCCGGCGACGTGGTCACCCAGATCGGCGACGTGCAGGTCTGCCGCATGCTCGACATTGAGCGAGCCTTGCTCGATCGCGAAACGGGCGAAGAAGTCGCCTTCAAGGTGTCGCGCGGCGAAGGAGACGAGAAGTCGATGTCGCTGGTTATGCAAGGACATGGCGCCGGCGGCAACTATGTCGACGCCGCGTGGGAGCTGCTCGGCATTCGCGTGCAAATGGTGCCGACCGACGAGTTCCGCTCGCACAACTCGCGCTATCGCGGCGGCCTTCGCATCACCGCGGTCAAGGCTTACAGCCCGGCCGCTCGCCAGCAGATTCGCGTCGGCGACGTGTTGGTCGGCATGCACGAGTGGGAAACGATCTCGGTCGACAACCTGGAGTACATCCTGAAGAGCGACGTGATCGCCCAGAAGCAGCCGATCAAGTTCTATATCCTGCGGGATAACGAAACCTTCTACGGCAACATCGCGGTCGCCAACTACCGCGTTCGCTAG
- a CDS encoding PTS sugar transporter subunit IIA, with the protein MASQDFDIDQLAAYLHLTPPQVEKLANRGNVPGRKVGGAWRFSQADIHHWLEDKIGLSDEAELVQVESVLDRQSVGEEEEVVSIAGMLRPETIKTPLSGKSPRKIIVELCDLATEAGLLWDPEKMSEAVLARENMHTTALDNGVALLHPRRPLPDIISEGFLCLGRTYQGVPFGGSRGILTDVFFLIASVDDRTHLRTLARLSRIIGDSAFYTKLRDAADPITTIEMIQEFEEDL; encoded by the coding sequence ATGGCCAGTCAAGATTTCGACATCGATCAACTTGCCGCGTATCTTCATTTGACGCCGCCGCAGGTAGAAAAACTCGCCAACCGCGGCAATGTGCCTGGCCGCAAAGTGGGTGGCGCCTGGCGGTTTAGTCAGGCGGATATCCACCATTGGCTTGAAGATAAGATCGGACTTTCCGACGAAGCCGAGCTAGTGCAGGTCGAAAGCGTACTCGATCGCCAGTCGGTTGGCGAAGAGGAAGAGGTCGTTTCGATCGCCGGAATGTTGCGGCCCGAGACGATCAAGACGCCGCTCTCTGGCAAGTCGCCCCGCAAGATTATCGTCGAGTTGTGCGACCTGGCGACCGAAGCTGGACTGCTGTGGGATCCAGAAAAAATGTCGGAAGCGGTCCTGGCCCGCGAAAATATGCACACGACGGCGCTTGATAATGGCGTCGCGCTGCTGCACCCGCGTCGCCCCTTGCCCGATATTATTTCGGAAGGTTTTCTTTGCTTGGGGCGAACGTATCAAGGAGTTCCGTTTGGCGGTAGCCGCGGAATTTTGACCGACGTTTTCTTTTTGATCGCTTCGGTCGACGATCGTACTCATCTGCGAACCCTGGCCCGGCTGAGCCGCATCATCGGCGACTCCGCGTTCTACACAAAACTGCGTGACGCCGCCGATCCGATCACCACGATCGAGATGATCCAGGAATTTGAAGAAGATCTGTAA
- a CDS encoding carboxypeptidase-like regulatory domain-containing protein has product MSNFPPAFRSLAVSGLLVCLVALTGCSGSDLPADAGAVEGTVTYEGQKVDGAIVIFRSEDGFSAVGKTNAEGLYKLSSTQIPGGAKVGSYTITVDKRAATTGVSLTEDDPNYRPNQQQSSQAAKRLLPEKYARPQTTDLKAEVVAGNNVVDLDLTK; this is encoded by the coding sequence ATGTCGAACTTCCCTCCTGCCTTCCGCTCGCTCGCTGTGAGCGGTCTTCTTGTTTGCCTTGTCGCTTTGACCGGATGTAGCGGCAGTGATCTGCCTGCCGACGCCGGCGCGGTCGAAGGAACCGTGACCTACGAAGGTCAAAAGGTAGATGGCGCCATCGTCATCTTCCGATCCGAGGATGGCTTTTCCGCCGTTGGTAAAACGAACGCCGAAGGTCTCTACAAGCTCAGTTCCACCCAGATCCCAGGCGGCGCCAAGGTCGGCAGTTACACGATCACCGTCGACAAGCGAGCCGCGACGACCGGAGTCTCGTTGACGGAGGATGACCCCAACTATCGGCCGAACCAACAGCAGTCGTCGCAGGCGGCCAAACGTCTGTTGCCCGAGAAGTACGCCCGACCCCAGACGACCGATCTCAAGGCGGAAGTGGTCGCGGGCAATAATGTCGTCGACTTGGATCTGACCAAGTAG